One window from the genome of Aestuariirhabdus haliotis encodes:
- the rimI gene encoding ribosomal protein S18-alanine N-acetyltransferase gives MVNEKDYHFRPMEASDLDAVMAVEVRAYSHPWTRGIFAGCLKPGHSCWVIEKGSRLIGHGVLSAAAGEAHLLNITVSPETQGLGIGRHFLHHFIDIALGVKAETLFLEVRPSNLPAVHLYESIGFNEVGRRKDYYPAVEGREDGLIMAYSIAADSLWTDD, from the coding sequence GTGGTGAATGAAAAGGACTACCATTTTCGGCCGATGGAAGCGTCCGATCTGGATGCGGTGATGGCCGTTGAAGTACGCGCCTACAGCCATCCCTGGACCCGAGGCATTTTTGCCGGTTGCCTGAAACCGGGGCACAGTTGTTGGGTGATCGAAAAAGGCTCGCGATTGATCGGCCATGGAGTTCTCAGTGCAGCCGCCGGTGAAGCTCATTTGCTGAATATTACCGTCAGCCCGGAAACCCAAGGGCTGGGCATCGGGCGGCATTTTTTGCACCACTTTATTGATATTGCCCTGGGCGTCAAAGCGGAAACCCTGTTTCTTGAGGTAAGGCCTTCTAACTTGCCTGCCGTGCATCTGTATGAATCGATCGGCTTTAACGAAGTTGGACGTCGCAAGGACTATTATCCGGCGGTTGAAGGTCGCGAAGATGGTTTGATTATGGCTTACAGTATTGCCGCGGATTCACTGTGGAC